A single region of the Streptococcus sanguinis genome encodes:
- a CDS encoding ECF transporter S component: protein MKKSTPLILSFLSICIALNYVGANIALFLKLPIYLDTFGTILASLTLGPLAGAGVAFLSALIGWMTTDIFSLYYSPAAIIIALSAAWFFKEKGNLKLSLLWKTLLVALPGTLVASAITVLLFGGITSSGSSLIVQALRGMGVNPVLSIVLIQILTDYSDKLIVLGVCLAALPRIKAVSPKIFA, encoded by the coding sequence ATGAAAAAATCGACACCCCTTATCCTAAGCTTCTTGTCTATCTGTATCGCTCTTAACTACGTGGGAGCTAACATTGCACTTTTTCTGAAATTACCTATCTATCTAGATACCTTTGGAACGATTCTAGCTAGCTTAACCTTAGGGCCTCTTGCTGGGGCTGGCGTTGCCTTTCTCAGCGCCCTCATTGGCTGGATGACAACCGATATCTTTTCTCTCTACTACTCGCCTGCCGCTATCATCATTGCTCTTTCAGCAGCTTGGTTTTTTAAAGAAAAAGGAAACTTAAAGCTCAGCCTTCTCTGGAAAACCCTTTTGGTAGCCCTTCCGGGTACCCTAGTAGCCTCTGCAATCACTGTCCTGCTCTTCGGAGGCATAACATCCAGCGGATCCAGCCTCATCGTCCAAGCCCTGCGGGGAATGGGAGTCAATCCCGTCCTCAGTATCGTCCTCATCCAAATACTGACTGACTATTCAGACAAGCTTATCGTTCTAGGTGTCTGCCTAGCTGCTCTCCCTCGAATAAAAGCAGTCAGTCCTAAAATCTTTGCTTAA
- the obgE gene encoding GTPase ObgE, whose amino-acid sequence MSMFLDTAKIQVKAGNGGDGMVAFRREKYVPNGGPWGGDGGRGGNVVFVVDEGLRTLMDFRYNRHFKAQSGEKGMTKGMHGRGAEDLIVRVPQGTTVRDAETGKVLTDLVENGQEFIVARGGRGGRGNIRFATPKNPAPEISENGEPGQERELLLELKVLADVGLVGFPSVGKSTLLSVITAAKPKIGAYHFTTIVPNLGMVRTHSGESFAVADLPGLIEGASQGVGLGTQFLRHIERTRVILHVIDMSASEGRDPYEDYLAINKELESYNLRLMERPQIIVANKMDMPDSAENLKIFKEKLAANYDEFAELPQIFPISSLTKQGLTTLLDATAELLDKTPEFLLYDESEMEEEAYYGFDEEAPAFEISRDDDATWVLSGDKLEKLFNMTNFDRDEAVMKFARQLRGMGVDEALRARGAKDGDLVRIGKFEFEFVD is encoded by the coding sequence ATGAGTATGTTTTTAGATACAGCCAAGATTCAAGTTAAGGCTGGCAATGGTGGTGATGGCATGGTGGCCTTTCGCCGTGAAAAATATGTTCCTAATGGCGGTCCTTGGGGCGGTGATGGCGGTCGTGGCGGCAATGTGGTTTTTGTTGTAGACGAGGGCCTGCGCACCCTGATGGATTTTCGCTATAATCGCCACTTCAAGGCTCAGTCTGGTGAAAAAGGCATGACTAAGGGCATGCATGGCCGAGGGGCTGAGGACTTGATTGTTCGAGTGCCGCAGGGGACGACGGTTCGTGATGCGGAGACGGGTAAGGTGCTGACGGACTTGGTAGAAAATGGCCAAGAATTTATCGTAGCGCGTGGTGGCCGAGGCGGTCGTGGAAATATTCGCTTTGCAACGCCTAAAAATCCTGCTCCAGAGATTTCTGAGAATGGAGAACCAGGTCAAGAACGGGAGCTTTTGTTGGAGCTCAAGGTCCTAGCAGACGTTGGTCTGGTCGGCTTCCCATCTGTTGGAAAATCCACTTTGCTTAGTGTTATTACAGCAGCCAAGCCTAAGATTGGTGCCTATCATTTCACGACAATCGTGCCCAATCTAGGCATGGTTCGCACTCATTCTGGAGAGTCCTTTGCGGTGGCAGATCTACCAGGTTTGATCGAAGGGGCCAGCCAAGGGGTTGGACTGGGAACCCAGTTTCTCCGTCATATTGAGCGGACACGGGTTATCCTGCATGTTATCGATATGTCAGCTAGTGAGGGACGTGACCCTTATGAGGACTATCTAGCTATCAATAAAGAGTTGGAATCCTACAACCTTCGTCTCATGGAGCGCCCGCAGATTATTGTTGCCAACAAGATGGATATGCCAGATAGTGCTGAAAATCTCAAGATATTCAAAGAGAAATTAGCAGCTAATTATGATGAGTTTGCGGAATTACCGCAGATCTTCCCGATTTCTAGCTTGACCAAGCAGGGACTTACGACCCTCTTGGATGCGACCGCAGAATTATTGGACAAGACACCAGAGTTCTTGCTCTATGATGAGTCTGAAATGGAAGAAGAAGCTTACTATGGCTTTGACGAAGAAGCACCAGCCTTTGAAATTTCTCGTGATGATGATGCGACTTGGGTGCTGTCTGGTGACAAGCTTGAGAAGCTCTTTAATATGACCAACTTTGACCGCGATGAAGCAGTTATGAAATTTGCCCGTCAACTGCGTGGTATGGGAGTTGATGAAGCCCTTCGGGCTCGTGGAGCCAAGGATGGTGACCTAGTTCGCATCGGCAAGTTCGAGTTTGAATTCGTTGACTAA